From Pedobacter sp. MC2016-14:
ATAATGGTTAAAGGCCATATCAAATAGCTTTTTGGCTCAAAAGCCGGTAAAACCATTAAAACTTATCCAATAGAATTTATATGCAAAAATTAATTAGCTTCTTTCTCAACCCCTTACCGGAAAAAAGCCATTTAAAAGGCAGAAAAAGCAAAATATGTTTTTGCAGACTAATGTCTTTTGCTACATTTGCAGTGGGCAAGTCTTTTACGATCAGCTCCCTTTGAACTCCCCCAGGGCGGGAACGAAGCAAGGGTAGAAGGTTGTAGCGGTGCGATAAAAGTTGCTTGCCCATTTTTTTTCTTTCCCATTCGGGGAAAAGTCTAAGGGCTATCATAATCACAAATTTTTCTCGGTTCCATCAACTAAATGTTTAATTTAGCGCATCGATAATTGAATAATCAATCGCAAAAATCAGATAATATGAAATTTTTTATTGACACCGCCAACCTTGATCAGATTAAAGAAGCTCAGGATCTTGGTATTTTAGATGGCGTAACCACCAACCCAAGCTTAATGGCTAAAGAAGGTATTACTGGTGAAGACAATGTAATTGCCCACTACAAAGCCATTTGTGCTCTTGTAGACGATAAAGTAAGTGCAGAAGTAATCTCTACCACTTACGAAGAAATCATTAAAGAAGGCGAAGCGCTTGCTGCCCTGGACGCTAAAATTGTAGTTAAAGTTCCAATGATTAAAGATGGTATCAAAGCCATTAAATATTTCAGTTCAAAAGGAATCAGAACCAACTGTACTTTAATTTTCTCTGCAGGACAGGCTTTATTAGCTGCTAAAGCTGGTGCAACTTACGTTTCTCCATTTTTAGGCCGTCTGGATGATATAGGTACAGAAGGTCTTACTTTAATTGAAGACATCCGTTTAATTTTCGACAATTACGGTTACCCTACAGAAATTCTTGCTGCATCTATCCGCGGACCATTACACATCATTAGCTGTGCTAAATTGGGTGCTGATGTGATGACTGGCCCGTTATCAGCAATTTTAGGTTTATTAAAACACCCATTAACTGATAGTGGCCTGGCTACTTTCCTTGCAGATCATAAAAAAGCAGCAGAAGCAGCTAAAGTTGTTTAGTAAATAGATCTCTCCTATCGTCGAGAAGACGATGAACATAAAAAAAGCGCAGCCAATGGCTGCGCTTTTTTTATGAAGCCAGAACTTCCTTTATGTGTTCGTAGCTGAGCTGTTCATCTGGCTCAATTAAAATCCCCTTTACTCCTGCCCCGTTAGCGGCTTCTACATCGCGTGGTTTATCACCAATCATCACAGAAAGCGCCGGATCAATGTCATAAGTTGCAATTGCTTCCAGCAACATGCCCGATTTAGGTTTTCTGCAATCGCATTCTTCAGAAACAGTAGGGTGATGTGCACAATGGTAAGCTTTTGTAATTACTGCGCCCTGAGCTGCAAATTTATCAAATAGCATCTGGTGCATTGTAGCCAGCGTATCTTCAGTATACCTGTTTAAAGCAATACCGCCCTGATTGGTAATTACAATGAGCATGTAGCCTTCATCATACAATTTTTTTAAAGGTGGAATTTGATATTCCAGCACTTCAAAATCTTCTACCCTGCAAATGTAGTCATTCATTTCATGGTTAAGGACCCCATCGCGGTCAAGAAAAACAGCTTTATTCATTTGATGTTAAAGTTATCTGGCAAATATACGTTTTGTAAATGAGCTAAAATTTATAACCAACCGAAAGGCCGAAACCTTTGTTTTTTATTGCCCCATTTCTTTTTACGCCACTAAACATGGGTTGTAGATTGGCCAGGCCGATTTGAGCGTTGAGCTGTACAGACAGTCTTCCCATGAATTCATAACCGGCTAAAAAATTAGCTCCGTAATCAAATGGTCTGCCATATAGGTAATTTTCAAACTCTCCGTCCTTATAGTCATTCCTAAAAATAACGTTTCCTTTACTGTCCGTCATAATGTCGCCAATTAAAATCACATTGTCTGATTTCCATTTACCACCAGTGCCATAAGCAAGGTAAGGTCCGGCACCGAAAACCAGATTTCCCGATTTAAACTTGGGTTTGTAAAGCACGTTCACAGGCAACTCTAT
This genomic window contains:
- a CDS encoding HAD-IIIA family hydrolase; this translates as MNKAVFLDRDGVLNHEMNDYICRVEDFEVLEYQIPPLKKLYDEGYMLIVITNQGGIALNRYTEDTLATMHQMLFDKFAAQGAVITKAYHCAHHPTVSEECDCRKPKSGMLLEAIATYDIDPALSVMIGDKPRDVEAANGAGVKGILIEPDEQLSYEHIKEVLAS
- a CDS encoding porin family protein encodes the protein MKISKLHLIAAMLPLAFGYQLATAQTKVGIRAGVNFSSITLKDEEGNKAETQSTPGILLGLTADVPVMDGFFIQPGLLYSRKGYNQETGGYYDAASNFRVNVTYIELPVNVLYKPKFKSGNLVFGAGPYLAYGTGGKWKSDNVILIGDIMTDSKGNVIFRNDYKDGEFENYLYGRPFDYGANFLAGYEFMGRLSVQLNAQIGLANLQPMFSGVKRNGAIKNKGFGLSVGYKF
- the fsa gene encoding fructose-6-phosphate aldolase, with the translated sequence MKFFIDTANLDQIKEAQDLGILDGVTTNPSLMAKEGITGEDNVIAHYKAICALVDDKVSAEVISTTYEEIIKEGEALAALDAKIVVKVPMIKDGIKAIKYFSSKGIRTNCTLIFSAGQALLAAKAGATYVSPFLGRLDDIGTEGLTLIEDIRLIFDNYGYPTEILAASIRGPLHIISCAKLGADVMTGPLSAILGLLKHPLTDSGLATFLADHKKAAEAAKVV